In Deinococcus detaillensis, a single window of DNA contains:
- a CDS encoding prolyl oligopeptidase family serine peptidase, translating into MTTPTDGNRRFPETRRGDHVELYQRLGGQEAALPDPYRWLEDAESPETRKWVEAQNEHAAAYLSAQPLWDIYRARLTELWNFPKSGVPWHRGASYFRTFNPGLLNQPRLEVAAGPHGPWRGLLDPNLLSEDGTVSLTAASVSRDGHWLAYSTQSGGSDWLTWQVRDVATGENGPDLIEWSKFSDATWHPDGSGFYYAAYDAPQPGEALTGTNRDQRLMFHRLGTAQADDQVVLSRSDQPDWGFRQIDITDDGRFLVVEVWLGTSRKNQLWVQELGSAQPFVELVGEFRAGYHLIGSEGDELLLLTDEDAPLNRVLRWNISTGERRDVLAQGAHQLDSVSLVKDGLLAVTLHDASHRLHLYSRSGERHGEIALPGLGTLQDLHTQPGDSEVFFGFDSFLAPLTPYRLQLPNTTPEVLGDTLSAQDTGASQDTGAYEVTQTFIQSSDGTRVPYFLIAARTLTRDGTNPTLLYGYGGFGVSVLPSFNPGMLAWLERGGVFAVANLRGGGEYGTAWHQGGMLDSKQNVFDDFIAVAEHLISTGVTSAAHLGIQGVSNGGLLVGAAMTQRPELFAAAVPQVGVMDMLRYHLFTVGWSWASDYGRSDDPQMFDVLRAYSPLHNLREGTRYPATLITTGDHDDRVVPAHSYKFAAELQRCQASEAPTLIRIQTRAGHGAGKPTALLIEEAADLFTFLEVELKGTDASQA; encoded by the coding sequence ATGACTACTCCAACAGACGGCAATCGGCGCTTTCCTGAAACCCGGCGCGGCGACCATGTGGAGCTTTACCAACGCTTGGGCGGACAGGAGGCCGCCCTTCCTGACCCCTACCGCTGGCTCGAAGACGCCGAGTCGCCTGAGACACGGAAATGGGTCGAGGCCCAAAATGAGCACGCGGCGGCCTACCTAAGCGCCCAGCCCCTCTGGGATATTTACCGCGCACGCCTGACTGAACTGTGGAACTTTCCCAAGAGTGGAGTGCCCTGGCACCGGGGCGCTTCCTATTTCCGCACGTTCAATCCGGGACTGCTGAATCAGCCGCGCCTGGAAGTCGCCGCTGGCCCGCACGGCCCTTGGCGCGGGCTGCTCGACCCCAATTTGCTGAGCGAGGACGGCACGGTTTCGCTGACAGCGGCCTCGGTCAGCCGCGATGGACACTGGCTGGCCTACAGCACCCAGAGTGGCGGCAGCGACTGGCTGACCTGGCAAGTCCGCGACGTGGCAACCGGTGAAAACGGCCCCGATCTGATCGAGTGGAGTAAATTCAGTGACGCGACGTGGCATCCGGATGGCAGCGGTTTTTACTACGCCGCCTATGACGCGCCGCAGCCCGGTGAAGCGCTGACCGGCACCAACCGCGACCAGCGACTGATGTTTCACCGTCTCGGCACGGCCCAAGCCGACGACCAGGTGGTGCTCAGCCGTTCCGATCAACCGGACTGGGGTTTCCGGCAAATAGACATCACCGACGATGGCCGCTTTCTGGTCGTCGAGGTCTGGCTGGGCACCAGCCGCAAGAATCAACTGTGGGTGCAGGAGCTGGGCAGCGCTCAGCCCTTCGTGGAACTCGTCGGTGAATTCCGTGCCGGATACCATCTCATCGGCAGTGAAGGCGACGAACTGCTGCTGCTGACCGATGAGGACGCGCCGCTCAACCGGGTGCTGCGCTGGAACATCTCGACCGGCGAGCGGCGCGACGTTCTGGCGCAGGGCGCTCATCAGCTCGATTCCGTGTCGCTGGTCAAGGACGGCCTCCTTGCCGTCACGCTGCACGACGCCAGCCACCGCCTTCACCTGTATTCACGCTCAGGTGAGCGGCACGGGGAGATTGCGCTGCCCGGCCTGGGCACCCTGCAAGACCTGCACACCCAGCCGGGTGATTCCGAGGTCTTTTTCGGCTTCGATTCGTTTCTGGCACCCCTGACGCCCTACCGCCTACAGCTGCCGAATACCACTCCTGAAGTTCTGGGGGACACGTTATCTGCTCAAGATACCGGGGCCTCCCAAGACACAGGGGCCTACGAGGTGACCCAGACCTTCATTCAGAGCAGCGACGGCACCCGCGTACCATATTTCCTGATCGCGGCCCGTACCCTGACCCGGGACGGCACCAACCCCACTTTGCTGTACGGCTACGGGGGCTTCGGCGTCAGTGTGCTCCCGAGCTTTAATCCGGGGATGCTCGCGTGGCTGGAGCGCGGCGGGGTGTTCGCCGTCGCCAACCTGCGGGGCGGCGGCGAGTACGGCACCGCGTGGCACCAGGGCGGCATGCTGGACAGCAAGCAAAACGTGTTCGATGATTTTATAGCCGTGGCCGAGCACCTGATCTCCACCGGCGTCACCAGCGCCGCGCACCTGGGCATTCAGGGAGTCAGCAACGGCGGCCTGCTCGTCGGCGCGGCAATGACGCAGCGTCCCGAACTGTTCGCGGCAGCGGTGCCGCAAGTCGGCGTGATGGATATGCTGCGCTATCACCTCTTCACGGTCGGGTGGAGCTGGGCCAGCGATTACGGACGCAGCGACGATCCCCAGATGTTTGATGTTCTGCGGGCCTACTCGCCGCTGCACAATTTGCGGGAAGGAACGCGCTATCCAGCCACGCTGATCACCACTGGCGACCACGACGACCGCGTGGTGCCCGCACATTCCTACAAGTTTGCGGCCGAGTTGCAGCGCTGCCAAGCGTCCGAGGCTCCTACCCTGATCCGGATTCAGACCCGGGCCGGACACGGTGCCGGTAAACCGACCGCCCTGCTGATCGAGGAAGCCGCCGATCTGTTCACCTTCCTGGAAGTTGAGCTGAAAGGGACAGACGCTTCACAGGCGTGA
- a CDS encoding HD domain-containing phosphohydrolase, giving the protein MLGAFRLPRQIVLPTIVLTSGIVLTSIQEGFFPQTATSNPVWRTALQLLLVAGFVWIMVFNVQTMLHRFKRQHRLANQDNLTGLLNRTGMQRALHHLTPQRKAVLIMMDLNDLKSINDLRGHDAGDQHIQAVAQAITEALPKDAAASRWGGDEFLVILLHSSVAQADHFAQTVIKHSPKVRLTLPALAFGAAQVHSYEDLQRAIAVADQRMYEHKEFTKSTHLDTTVQHVPSAEEFMRLIEGLTSAHELLRRGLENLRLILGFDASSYYELLGTSLQSVYISSTQEQQEAPLHSLKRDVSSGLLGQAMVTNSTIGTADYPSEGRAMPEWVATGLRSLLATPVRDAGSVVGVLVLMSYHNWRPITPHARRLLEAVALRLGYILEHERVLKQVELTVEGGLMALGAALEARDVESFGHTQRVVAYAEKLGAALGLPRAALIELKQGAYLHDIGKLMVPDALLRKPGRLTPEEFKTMQQHAQQGFALASRIPSLSQGALDIILYHHENWDGGGYPSGRSALQIPLLARIFTVCDVYEALISVRPYKPAWPVDVALSEIGAQAGKKFDPQVVAAFLKLMRS; this is encoded by the coding sequence ATGCTGGGAGCGTTCCGGCTTCCACGCCAGATCGTGCTGCCCACCATCGTCTTGACCAGTGGCATCGTCCTGACTTCCATTCAGGAAGGGTTTTTCCCGCAGACGGCGACTTCCAATCCTGTGTGGCGCACGGCCCTGCAACTTCTGCTCGTCGCTGGGTTCGTGTGGATCATGGTCTTCAACGTCCAAACGATGCTGCACCGCTTCAAACGCCAGCACCGTCTGGCGAATCAGGACAACCTGACAGGTCTTCTCAACCGGACGGGGATGCAGCGGGCTTTGCACCACCTCACGCCGCAGCGAAAAGCGGTGCTGATCATGATGGATTTGAATGACCTCAAATCCATCAACGACCTCCGAGGCCACGATGCAGGTGATCAGCATATTCAGGCGGTTGCACAGGCCATCACGGAAGCCCTCCCAAAAGACGCCGCCGCCAGCCGCTGGGGAGGCGATGAATTCTTGGTCATTTTGCTCCATTCTAGTGTGGCGCAGGCCGATCATTTTGCTCAGACGGTCATCAAGCATTCGCCCAAAGTCCGCCTGACTTTGCCCGCTCTGGCGTTCGGGGCCGCGCAAGTTCACTCGTACGAGGACCTTCAGCGGGCCATTGCCGTCGCGGATCAGCGGATGTACGAGCACAAGGAATTTACCAAAAGCACCCATCTAGACACTACCGTTCAGCATGTGCCGAGCGCCGAGGAGTTCATGCGGCTGATCGAGGGTCTCACCTCCGCCCACGAACTGCTGCGGCGCGGCCTGGAAAACTTGCGGCTTATTCTCGGCTTTGACGCCAGCTCGTATTACGAACTGTTGGGCACCTCGCTTCAGTCCGTTTACATTTCAAGTACGCAGGAGCAGCAAGAAGCGCCGCTGCATAGCCTCAAGCGCGACGTTTCCAGCGGTCTGCTGGGTCAGGCGATGGTCACCAACAGCACCATCGGCACCGCCGACTATCCCTCGGAGGGCAGAGCGATGCCGGAATGGGTCGCGACTGGGCTCCGCAGCTTGCTGGCCACGCCAGTGCGCGACGCCGGGTCGGTTGTGGGCGTGCTGGTGCTCATGAGTTACCACAACTGGCGGCCCATCACCCCGCACGCTCGCCGCCTGCTCGAAGCGGTGGCGCTCAGACTCGGCTACATCTTGGAACATGAGCGCGTTCTCAAACAAGTCGAACTCACCGTGGAAGGTGGGCTGATGGCTCTGGGAGCCGCGCTGGAAGCGCGTGATGTGGAATCGTTCGGTCACACCCAGCGGGTGGTGGCTTACGCCGAAAAATTGGGCGCGGCCCTTGGGTTGCCCCGGGCGGCCCTGATCGAACTCAAGCAGGGCGCGTACCTGCATGATATCGGCAAGCTGATGGTGCCGGACGCGCTGCTACGCAAACCGGGCCGCTTGACGCCCGAAGAATTCAAGACGATGCAGCAGCATGCCCAGCAGGGCTTTGCGTTGGCCTCCAGAATTCCCAGTCTGTCGCAGGGGGCTCTGGACATCATTTTGTATCACCACGAGAACTGGGACGGTGGAGGCTATCCTTCTGGCCGGTCGGCCTTGCAGATTCCGCTGCTGGCCCGCATCTTCACGGTCTGTGACGTCTACGAAGCGTTGATCAGCGTGCGGCCCTACAAACCGGCTTGGCCCGTGGACGTGGCCCTGAGCGAGATTGGAGCGCAGGCGGGCAAGAAGTTTGATCCGCAGGTCGTCGCTGCCTTTCTCAAGCTGATGCGTTCGTAG
- a CDS encoding replication initiator protein A: MTEHAGARFDDLNWGRLNLVSAQDQVSGQHSWRVTYQQGDRVVKVACRALPEQGIPHGIDNDVSSALIDHYMSIGLPEDGEMVLAVSELLRLAGFHRNGKYREMLSVSLDRLHTTSYEVSGGWRDHPNRRWTTAKFHFIESLEYTHQGESGKFDERSMLRLRLAGPLALSLRSGYTKPLNIEFMQSLSRPRTRIIFRLLDAMRYNPEDPDEIIDRYEVGLIEWADQCKLPNTRPDVVRRALEGPHEELLRRGYLRQVLLDGRGRKQRLHYEFAPEFTPINPTLLQRLRTHGVADGVSRQLVRLYTVSVLMARVSLFERLIASEALKIKKTPAHALVHLIKHPDQYPDAGQGQVVRSVIPRERRVSPVQDEPPAPNLSSEVRSRSPEEAATFTVKRLALLYGRKFSALELDQLRHLILAGQLDAAPLLEQAHSRLAALDAQGFVSDLKTYLLQSGDERGQALRP; this comes from the coding sequence ATGACCGAACACGCCGGGGCACGTTTCGACGATTTGAATTGGGGCCGTCTCAACTTGGTTTCGGCACAAGATCAGGTGTCGGGCCAGCATTCTTGGCGCGTGACGTACCAGCAGGGCGACCGGGTGGTCAAAGTGGCTTGTCGGGCTTTGCCGGAACAGGGCATCCCCCACGGCATCGACAATGACGTCAGCAGCGCCCTGATCGACCACTACATGAGTATTGGATTGCCAGAAGACGGCGAGATGGTGCTGGCCGTTTCTGAACTGCTGCGCCTCGCCGGATTTCACCGCAATGGCAAGTACCGCGAAATGCTCTCGGTCAGCTTAGACCGGCTGCACACCACCTCCTATGAGGTCAGTGGCGGCTGGCGTGACCATCCCAATCGCCGCTGGACCACCGCCAAGTTTCACTTCATTGAGTCGCTGGAATACACCCATCAGGGAGAATCAGGGAAGTTCGATGAACGCAGCATGTTGCGGCTGCGGCTGGCCGGGCCGCTGGCGCTGTCCCTCCGCAGCGGTTACACCAAACCGCTCAACATCGAGTTTATGCAGTCTTTGTCGCGTCCCCGGACCCGCATTATTTTCCGATTGCTTGACGCCATGCGCTACAACCCCGAAGACCCGGACGAGATCATTGACCGCTACGAGGTAGGCCTGATCGAGTGGGCCGATCAGTGCAAGTTGCCCAACACCCGCCCGGATGTGGTGCGCCGCGCTCTGGAAGGGCCGCATGAGGAGTTGCTCCGCCGGGGCTACCTGCGCCAAGTCCTCCTCGACGGGCGGGGGCGCAAACAGCGTCTGCATTACGAGTTTGCTCCTGAATTTACGCCCATCAACCCGACGCTCCTCCAGCGGCTGCGAACCCACGGGGTAGCGGACGGCGTGTCGCGGCAACTGGTGAGGCTCTACACCGTTTCGGTGCTGATGGCGCGGGTGTCGTTGTTTGAGCGCTTGATAGCCTCGGAGGCGCTCAAAATCAAGAAGACGCCCGCGCACGCGCTCGTTCACCTCATCAAGCACCCCGACCAGTACCCAGATGCTGGACAGGGCCAAGTGGTGCGCAGCGTGATCCCACGCGAACGCCGCGTTTCCCCGGTGCAAGATGAGCCGCCCGCGCCCAATTTGAGTAGCGAAGTCAGAAGCCGCTCGCCGGAAGAAGCGGCGACCTTTACCGTCAAGCGGCTTGCGCTGCTGTACGGCCGCAAATTCAGCGCCCTCGAACTCGATCAGTTGCGCCACCTGATCCTCGCGGGCCAACTGGACGCCGCGCCCCTGCTTGAGCAGGCCCACTCCCGGCTGGCGGCGCTGGACGCTCAGGGCTTCGTCAGTGATCTCAAAACCTATCTGCTTCAAAGCGGAGATGAGCGGGGACAGGCACTACGGCCCTGA
- a CDS encoding MurR/RpiR family transcriptional regulator — MQTAQKTEQTATRALSTRQDVIGHIQDTLAQLPPAQQRAAHFVMNALSQVPFMTTTALAEAAQTSQATVTRLVLSLGFRSYLEFSETVSRVVLSELGEAAPPDRFEQSRSHPDPTSLLHQEAQHILQLAALVEGQTFQRVVQKLVGAREVIVVGMGASACLASHTALYLSRLRPGVRSVTTLDIGQAIETLNAGPDVWALVFTVPRITVDLERYLTLLRRCQVPVVLVAEQPANPLIPFASELLVVPVSRSPTTSVPAAMLVLGTLLVDAVAQAQPERTAAQLATFEQLLVRELPQVLPETMPSPQFIFTAASPLEEN; from the coding sequence ATGCAGACGGCACAAAAGACTGAGCAGACCGCAACCAGAGCACTCTCGACCCGCCAAGACGTGATTGGGCACATTCAGGACACCTTGGCGCAGTTGCCACCGGCCCAGCAGCGGGCGGCGCATTTCGTGATGAACGCCCTTTCGCAGGTGCCGTTCATGACGACCACAGCGCTCGCGGAGGCGGCGCAGACCAGTCAGGCGACCGTGACCCGGCTGGTGCTGTCGCTCGGCTTTCGCAGCTACCTGGAATTTTCCGAGACGGTCAGCCGCGTGGTGCTCAGTGAACTGGGAGAAGCCGCGCCGCCCGACCGCTTCGAGCAGTCGCGCTCCCATCCTGATCCGACGTCCCTTCTTCACCAGGAAGCGCAGCATATCTTGCAACTCGCCGCACTGGTGGAGGGTCAAACCTTTCAGCGCGTGGTGCAAAAGCTTGTGGGCGCACGCGAGGTCATCGTGGTCGGCATGGGCGCTTCGGCTTGCCTCGCTTCCCACACGGCCCTCTACCTCTCCCGCCTGCGCCCCGGCGTGCGCTCGGTCACGACCCTGGATATCGGGCAGGCCATAGAAACGCTGAACGCTGGCCCGGACGTTTGGGCGTTGGTGTTCACGGTACCGCGCATCACCGTTGATCTGGAGCGCTACCTGACTCTCCTGCGGCGCTGCCAGGTGCCGGTGGTGCTGGTCGCCGAGCAGCCGGCCAACCCGCTCATCCCCTTCGCCAGCGAACTGCTGGTTGTGCCGGTTTCGCGCAGTCCCACCACTTCAGTTCCCGCCGCCATGCTGGTGCTGGGCACCCTGCTGGTGGACGCCGTAGCGCAGGCCCAACCCGAGCGCACTGCTGCACAGCTCGCCACCTTTGAACAACTGCTGGTGCGGGAGTTGCCGCAGGTTCTTCCCGAAACGATGCCCTCGCCCCAATTTATATTCACGGCGGCCTCACCGCTGGAGGAGAACTGA
- a CDS encoding ABC transporter substrate-binding protein: protein MSHLSQRSLSVLLLTAFMAASTNGAAQSQGAPVRGGTLTVAQQADIVGLDPATLSAASSSVVVDQIYDSLTTITPDGQPAPAIAQSWKISADGKTYTFTLRPGVKFSDGRALTSRDVVYSIKRVLDPKLASPRRGDLLNITSIEAPSPNQVVIKLKASFAPFLIKMADQTMGVMPSGYAEGKDLNKVPLGSGPFKFVRWVPGDSVTLERNPYYWEKNQPYVDQLVFKAVKDDVSRIINLQSGLTDIAMSVPFNQIDSLKTNSSVKLVGGSSSNYDEMSLNNKVKPFSDVRVRQAISYAIDRDSIVKTALFGHGTPLNCGSVPSFSWAHATCKVQVTNLDKAKQLMIAAGYKDGFSMTIKVGADYKSQVNIAQAIQAQLQPLNIKVQVVPMEWGLFLNDFINKNFDAVLLGWVGSTDPDDFFYNQFHTGEKFNVQSFSNKQVDTLLEAGRRTTDQAKRKVIYQQVQQLISEQVGYVFIDANQQYELVRPAVQGYVHYANGSLESLKDVWIKK, encoded by the coding sequence ATGTCTCATTTGTCTCAGCGTTCGTTATCGGTTCTTCTCCTCACGGCCTTCATGGCAGCCAGCACGAACGGCGCTGCCCAGTCTCAAGGTGCGCCTGTGCGCGGCGGCACACTCACGGTCGCGCAGCAGGCCGATATCGTGGGGCTGGATCCGGCAACCCTTTCGGCAGCTTCGTCGTCGGTTGTGGTAGATCAGATCTACGATTCGCTGACGACGATCACCCCGGACGGTCAGCCTGCGCCCGCAATCGCCCAGAGCTGGAAAATCAGCGCCGATGGCAAGACTTACACCTTTACCCTGCGCCCCGGCGTCAAGTTCTCGGATGGCCGCGCCCTGACCAGCCGGGACGTGGTGTACTCGATCAAGCGTGTCCTTGATCCCAAACTGGCTTCTCCTCGGCGCGGCGACCTGCTGAATATCACCAGCATCGAAGCGCCCAGCCCCAATCAGGTGGTGATCAAGCTCAAGGCTTCTTTTGCGCCGTTCTTGATCAAGATGGCCGACCAGACCATGGGCGTCATGCCGAGCGGCTACGCCGAGGGCAAGGATCTCAACAAAGTGCCGCTCGGCTCCGGCCCATTCAAGTTCGTGCGCTGGGTGCCCGGCGACTCGGTCACGCTGGAACGCAACCCCTACTACTGGGAAAAGAATCAGCCTTATGTCGATCAGTTGGTCTTCAAGGCCGTCAAAGACGACGTCAGCCGGATCATCAATCTCCAAAGCGGGCTGACCGACATCGCCATGAGTGTGCCATTTAACCAGATCGACAGCCTCAAGACCAATTCCAGCGTCAAGCTGGTCGGCGGCTCCAGCAGCAACTACGATGAGATGAGCCTCAACAACAAAGTAAAGCCGTTCAGCGATGTGCGGGTGCGTCAGGCGATCTCGTATGCCATCGACCGCGACTCGATCGTCAAGACGGCGCTGTTCGGCCACGGCACGCCGCTCAATTGCGGTTCGGTTCCCTCTTTCAGCTGGGCCCACGCCACTTGCAAGGTGCAGGTTACCAATCTGGACAAAGCCAAGCAGTTGATGATCGCGGCTGGCTATAAAGACGGATTCTCGATGACCATCAAGGTCGGGGCCGATTACAAATCGCAGGTGAATATTGCCCAAGCGATTCAGGCCCAACTTCAACCGCTGAACATCAAAGTGCAGGTTGTACCGATGGAATGGGGGCTATTCCTCAACGACTTCATCAATAAAAACTTCGACGCGGTCTTGCTCGGCTGGGTGGGCAGCACCGATCCTGACGACTTTTTCTACAATCAGTTTCATACCGGCGAAAAATTCAATGTGCAGAGCTTTTCCAACAAGCAGGTCGACACCCTCCTCGAAGCAGGTCGGCGCACGACAGATCAGGCCAAGCGCAAGGTCATTTATCAGCAAGTTCAGCAGCTGATCTCCGAGCAGGTCGGGTACGTCTTTATCGACGCCAATCAGCAGTATGAGCTGGTGCGCCCTGCTGTTCAGGGGTACGTGCATTATGCCAACGGCTCGCTCGAAAGCCTGAAAGATGTGTGGATCAAAAAATAA
- a CDS encoding peptidylprolyl isomerase: MQTQAQWVPLDPQNLLVIDTTKGRMIVEMRPDLAPNAVQRIKLLAREGVYNGLQFHRVIDLFVVQTGNPNNKDGGTSTYPNLEAEFSVRLPDKTPWRQVTQTSDGNAGFLGTMPILTVSAKETQRRNVPNFQAWGAYCPGVAGMGRGEDVNSANSEIFFMRGASSFRLGLQYTAWGNAVIGREIITTVAAGEPPANPDMMQRVQVAADLPEGQRPNVEMMDTQSPAFAQLIAKVRREKGADFSICDVQVPTRLK; this comes from the coding sequence GTGCAGACTCAAGCCCAGTGGGTTCCACTTGATCCGCAAAATCTATTGGTCATTGACACCACCAAAGGGCGCATGATCGTCGAGATGCGCCCTGACCTGGCACCCAATGCCGTCCAGCGCATCAAGCTGCTCGCCCGTGAAGGGGTCTACAACGGCTTGCAGTTTCACCGGGTGATCGATCTCTTCGTCGTCCAGACGGGCAATCCCAACAACAAAGACGGGGGAACTTCAACCTATCCGAATCTCGAAGCCGAGTTTTCGGTGAGATTGCCAGACAAAACGCCCTGGCGACAGGTCACACAGACCAGCGACGGCAATGCAGGTTTTCTGGGCACCATGCCTATCCTGACTGTTTCTGCCAAGGAAACCCAGCGGCGCAATGTCCCTAACTTCCAAGCCTGGGGCGCTTACTGCCCGGGAGTGGCTGGGATGGGCCGGGGGGAGGACGTGAACAGCGCCAACAGCGAAATTTTCTTTATGCGCGGGGCGTCTTCATTCCGGTTGGGCCTGCAGTACACCGCCTGGGGCAATGCCGTGATAGGACGCGAAATTATCACCACGGTGGCCGCTGGCGAGCCCCCAGCGAATCCTGATATGATGCAGCGTGTTCAGGTGGCCGCCGACCTGCCCGAAGGCCAGCGCCCCAACGTCGAAATGATGGATACGCAGAGCCCAGCCTTTGCGCAACTTATCGCCAAGGTGAGGCGTGAGAAAGGAGCGGATTTCAGTATCTGCGACGTTCAAGTCCCCACACGACTGAAATGA
- a CDS encoding acetamidase/formamidase family protein, translating to MSPSVPSRTHLLGTDSVHTVWSRDLAPALRVAPGDTITFQTLDASYGAVARQVAAGSLDCPETLREAVLQSVYPEQPATAGVRGHPLTGPVFIENALPGDTLQIELHGVEVAAWGWNACRPGGIGLLDDEVPEAHTQFWDLRDGHSADFLGLARIPLAPFPGIVGVAPAEAGLHRTAPPRQVGGNMDIRQLTVGSTLYLPVEVEGALLSLGDVHAAQGDGEVSSTGIETDARVTLRVQVLKDRSIRTPHLRTGPEPTDLWSAGAYMTTGHAPDLREAARTALRELVAHLQREYGLTYVQAYVLCSACADLRISQIVDAPHFTVSALFPERIFER from the coding sequence ATGAGTCCGTCTGTTCCTAGCCGTACACACCTCCTCGGCACCGACTCTGTTCACACGGTCTGGTCGCGTGACCTCGCCCCGGCGCTGCGGGTGGCTCCGGGTGACACGATCACCTTTCAGACCCTCGACGCTTCCTACGGCGCGGTGGCGCGTCAGGTCGCTGCCGGTTCCCTAGACTGCCCCGAGACACTGCGCGAAGCCGTCCTGCAAAGCGTTTATCCTGAACAGCCAGCCACCGCCGGTGTGCGAGGACACCCCCTCACCGGCCCAGTGTTTATCGAAAATGCGCTTCCCGGAGATACTTTACAGATCGAACTTCATGGGGTCGAGGTGGCGGCCTGGGGCTGGAACGCTTGCCGTCCAGGGGGAATTGGTCTGCTTGACGACGAGGTGCCGGAGGCCCATACCCAGTTCTGGGATCTGAGAGACGGCCACTCCGCCGACTTTCTGGGCCTGGCCCGGATTCCTCTGGCTCCTTTTCCCGGCATCGTCGGCGTGGCTCCAGCGGAAGCTGGACTGCACCGCACCGCGCCGCCGCGCCAGGTGGGCGGCAATATGGATATCCGGCAGCTCACCGTGGGCAGCACCCTGTATTTGCCAGTCGAAGTAGAGGGGGCGCTGCTAAGCCTCGGGGACGTGCATGCGGCTCAGGGCGACGGCGAGGTGTCGAGCACCGGCATCGAGACCGACGCCCGCGTGACCCTGCGTGTACAGGTGCTCAAGGACAGGTCCATCCGCACGCCTCACCTGCGTACGGGGCCGGAGCCGACAGATTTATGGAGCGCCGGAGCGTACATGACCACCGGGCACGCTCCCGATCTACGCGAAGCGGCCCGCACGGCGCTGCGAGAACTGGTGGCGCACCTGCAGCGTGAGTACGGCCTGACTTACGTGCAGGCTTACGTGCTGTGCAGCGCCTGTGCCGACCTGAGAATCAGTCAAATCGTAGACGCACCTCATTTCACGGTGAGCGCCCTTTTCCCTGAACGTATCTTTGAGCGCTAA